The following are encoded together in the Blautia obeum ATCC 29174 genome:
- a CDS encoding DAK2 domain-containing protein, with translation MNIKTIDAKVLSRMFLAGAKNLEAKKEWINELNVFPVPDGDTGTNMTMTIMSAAAEVSALTEPDMETLAKAISSGSLRGARGNSGVILSQLLRGFTRGVRKSNELDAITIAAAMERAVETAYKAVMKPKEGTILTVAKEASLKAAEIAPEAEELEPFFKEIFEHAEYTLSRTPEMLPVLKEAGVVDSGGQGLLEILRGAIDGFLGKEVDYSEFEKPAGAAVTKISPQAEADIKFGYCTEFIILLNKPMPIEEEHSFKEFLTSIGDSIVLVADDEIVKVHVHTNHPGQAIERALTYGSLSRMKIDNMREEHQEKLIKDAEKLAKQQAEEEKQQTPPKETGFIAVSAGAGLTDIFRELGVDYLIEGGQTMNPSTEDMLNAIDKVNAKTIYILPNNKNIILAANQARDLTEDKEIIVIPTKTIPQGVTALISFVPEKTAEENTAEMIDAISRVHTGQITYAVRDTRIEDKEIHEGDIMGIGDKGILAVGSGKENVAVATVNAMMTDDAEVISIYYGCDTSEEKAEALAAVLEEKYPDCEVEVNNGGQPIYYYIISVE, from the coding sequence GTGAACATAAAGACCATAGATGCCAAAGTACTTTCCAGAATGTTTCTGGCCGGCGCCAAGAACCTGGAAGCAAAAAAAGAATGGATCAATGAATTAAATGTATTTCCTGTTCCAGATGGAGATACAGGTACAAATATGACTATGACGATCATGTCTGCAGCTGCAGAAGTAAGTGCGCTGACAGAGCCGGATATGGAAACGCTGGCAAAAGCCATTTCTTCCGGTTCTCTTCGTGGTGCCCGTGGAAACTCTGGTGTAATTCTTTCCCAGTTACTTCGCGGATTCACCAGGGGAGTCAGAAAATCCAACGAACTGGATGCCATTACAATCGCTGCTGCCATGGAACGTGCAGTAGAAACAGCATACAAAGCTGTTATGAAACCAAAAGAAGGAACCATCCTTACTGTAGCAAAAGAAGCCTCTCTCAAAGCTGCAGAAATTGCTCCGGAAGCAGAAGAACTGGAACCTTTTTTCAAAGAAATATTTGAACATGCAGAATATACTCTTTCCCGCACACCGGAAATGCTTCCGGTATTAAAAGAAGCTGGTGTCGTTGATTCAGGTGGACAGGGACTCCTTGAAATACTGCGTGGTGCAATTGACGGCTTTCTCGGCAAAGAAGTTGATTACTCTGAATTCGAGAAACCTGCAGGTGCTGCAGTAACTAAGATTTCTCCACAGGCAGAAGCAGATATCAAATTCGGATATTGTACAGAATTCATCATTCTTCTGAATAAGCCAATGCCAATTGAAGAAGAGCATTCTTTCAAGGAATTTCTTACTTCTATCGGTGATTCTATCGTTCTTGTTGCAGATGATGAAATTGTCAAAGTCCATGTACACACAAACCATCCGGGACAGGCAATCGAACGTGCTTTAACATATGGTTCTCTTTCTCGTATGAAAATTGATAACATGCGTGAAGAGCATCAGGAAAAACTGATTAAAGATGCAGAGAAACTTGCCAAACAGCAGGCAGAGGAAGAAAAACAGCAGACTCCTCCAAAAGAAACCGGTTTCATCGCTGTATCTGCCGGCGCCGGTCTTACAGATATTTTCAGAGAACTTGGAGTTGATTACCTGATTGAAGGCGGTCAGACAATGAACCCAAGTACAGAGGATATGTTAAATGCAATTGACAAAGTCAATGCAAAAACGATCTATATCCTTCCGAATAATAAAAATATCATTCTCGCTGCTAATCAGGCTCGCGATCTTACCGAAGATAAAGAGATCATCGTCATCCCTACCAAGACAATTCCACAGGGTGTGACCGCACTGATCAGCTTTGTCCCAGAAAAAACAGCTGAAGAAAACACAGCTGAAATGATAGATGCCATTTCCCGCGTACACACTGGTCAGATCACCTATGCAGTGCGTGATACCCGCATAGAAGATAAGGAAATACACGAAGGTGACATTATGGGTATTGGTGACAAGGGTATTCTTGCAGTAGGCAGCGGCAAAGAAAATGTTGCTGTTGCAACCGTAAATGCCATGATGACTGATGATGCAGAAGTAATCAGTATTTATTATGGTTGTGATACTTCTGAAGAAAAAGCAGAAGCTCTTGCTGCAGTATTGGAAGAAAAATATCCAGACTGTGAAGTAGAAGTAAATAACGGTGGTCAGCCGATTTACTACTATATTATATCTGTAGAATAA
- a CDS encoding Asp23/Gls24 family envelope stress response protein: MNGRIDSGLGQIVIDTDVIATYAGSVAVECFGIVGMAAVSMKDGLVKLLRKDSLKHGISVTITEDNRIRLNFHVIVAYGVNISTIADNLVSNVKYKVEDFTGMEIEKINIYVEGVRAID, translated from the coding sequence ATGAATGGACGTATAGATTCCGGATTAGGACAAATCGTCATTGATACAGACGTAATTGCTACCTATGCAGGAAGTGTTGCTGTAGAATGTTTCGGTATTGTTGGAATGGCAGCTGTCAGTATGAAGGACGGACTGGTAAAACTTCTTCGCAAAGACAGCCTGAAACACGGCATCAGCGTAACAATCACTGAAGACAACAGGATCCGCCTGAATTTTCATGTAATTGTTGCCTATGGAGTTAACATCAGTACAATTGCAGATAACCTTGTCAGCAATGTAAAATATAAAGTTGAAGATTTCACCGGTATGGAAATCGAAAAGATCAACATCTATGTGGAAGGCGTACGCGCCATCGATTAA